The sequence below is a genomic window from Chroococcidiopsis sp. TS-821.
AGTACCTGGGATTTGCGTACGAAAGCTTGTAATTCGTTCAAATTAGGAATTTTATCCCGAATAACTAATTCTCTAGAACTTACTGCATTGACTAAACTGTGATAAGTTGCCAAGTAGTGCACTGACGTAAGGTCTGGTACAATGTGGCAGTGTGGAGCTCCAGCAAAAATTTGTTTATAAGTTTGATAACCTTGAGTCTTATTGCTACCTAACGCTTCTGCACGTATCAAAAACAAGGTTTGACAAAGGTTTTTCTCCACAGCTTTTTGACAGCCTTTCATCACGTGGAAAAAACTGGTCATATTTGGATCTTCCATCCAAACAATTCCACATTTTTTTTGCTGTGGTGACACGTAACTGAGTGAATAACTCGTGTATGTAGGGCTGGGTAAAAATCGCGGTTTAGTTTTTATGTTTAAAGCTTCCAGTGCTTCGCGTAACATTTGAATTAACTCAGGCGAAGATAATTGGCGAATCCGCGTAACTTTTTGTTCAATTTTCTGTAATTCTTTACTCCAAATAAGCTGAAAAGCAGCTAATAGCTCTTGGTTTTCATCTATTTCCTCAATTTTTTTATATTCTGGTTGCAAGATCGTAGAGGAATTGATGATTTTTTGCTTATTAGTTGTAGGATTTGATTTAGGAGTTGATGTCGGCTTTGTATTTTCAGAAATTAATAACTTTGACTTATAAAGCTGAAATAATTGCCTTCCTAGACTTAATACATCACGAGGTAATGTTTTACCACCTGGGTATTTATCTTCTAAAAATTGTCGATTTAAGGGATAAATTGGAGAAGAAGGTAGTTTGTCAGCTTGTTGATGTAGTAGAAAAAGCCGCGATCTCCAAAGTGCTTCTGCTTGCTCTAGATTAATTGATTTTAATTTAATATAAGTATCTATTCTAGCGACATCTGCTCCTTGAATGCCGTCTTTATTGCGTATCCAAGTATTAGTAATAATGCTAATAAGTATCAAAAAGTTAGGAATATACTGGTTATGAAGCATTGAATTAAAATCAAACAATGCTTGAAAGTTACGCAAACCATTTGACGAATAAGGAATATTATCTAAATTATCAAAACATAGGACAATTGGTTGAGTTTGAGATGATATTTTGCCAAGATTAAACAATATATTTTGTGCTGCTTCTTCTGAATCAATGGCTTGTTTAACTTTTAAGACTTTTAATGCATCTTCATCTAAGTTATCTCCGCGTAGCCAATCACAGGCAAGAAAATGCGTTTCTGGATTCAATAAATCATGAAGTACGCCAAAAAACTCGCGAGCATTATAAATATCTGTAGGAAAACTAGCTCTAAGTTTATTGATAAAAGCTTGGCGATCGCCTATTAATCTATCGATTAGACTGCGTTGTTTAAAAATTGATAAACTCTTGAGCCATAAGAGTAACTGTGATTCTTGTTGTCCTTCTGGAACTTTAAGTAAACTATCAACAGTTTGACGTAAAATGTGTCGCCAAATAAAATTACTATCAGCCCAAGGATCTATGTAAACAAAAAATGCTTTAGAGTTCAATGCTTGCTTTAGCCTACCTAAAAGATGGCTTTTACCTGAACCAGAATCACCAGCTAGTAAGACAGTACGCGTCCGGCGATCTTTTGCTACTTGAGCTAGAATGCTCTCGATTATAGTAATTGCTTCTTGGTGAATTGAGTTGACATTTAATGCTGGGTCTTGTTGTTCTTGCCAAAAGTTACCAGGTTTGAACGTTGCGGGATCGAAGGGATTAACCTCGCGTTGGATAACTCGATCTATAGATGCCATCCTGCTACCTTTATGAGAATAAACAGCAAAAAACATTTAATTGTGACTTAGTTCACAGTAATGAAAAATAATGGTCCACCGATATTTTGAGGAATTCC
It includes:
- a CDS encoding ATP-binding protein, which encodes MASIDRVIQREVNPFDPATFKPGNFWQEQQDPALNVNSIHQEAITIIESILAQVAKDRRTRTVLLAGDSGSGKSHLLGRLKQALNSKAFFVYIDPWADSNFIWRHILRQTVDSLLKVPEGQQESQLLLWLKSLSIFKQRSLIDRLIGDRQAFINKLRASFPTDIYNAREFFGVLHDLLNPETHFLACDWLRGDNLDEDALKVLKVKQAIDSEEAAQNILFNLGKISSQTQPIVLCFDNLDNIPYSSNGLRNFQALFDFNSMLHNQYIPNFLILISIITNTWIRNKDGIQGADVARIDTYIKLKSINLEQAEALWRSRLFLLHQQADKLPSSPIYPLNRQFLEDKYPGGKTLPRDVLSLGRQLFQLYKSKLLISENTKPTSTPKSNPTTNKQKIINSSTILQPEYKKIEEIDENQELLAAFQLIWSKELQKIEQKVTRIRQLSSPELIQMLREALEALNIKTKPRFLPSPTYTSYSLSYVSPQQKKCGIVWMEDPNMTSFFHVMKGCQKAVEKNLCQTLFLIRAEALGSNKTQGYQTYKQIFAGAPHCHIVPDLTSVHYLATYHSLVNAVSSRELVIRDKIPNLNELQAFVRKSQVLKYCTLLQVIGVLAEQPSNPNPKQVNLEPVTEFIMNLVTTQHFLGRNTLVQNTLDRFSSLPVDEIQVADLIAKLCQENKLQILDPNAKPEAQLICLVPNSK